The genomic DNA AGAATTAAAAAATCTGAATTATTAGTATATAATAGGGCCCAATACAGTATCATCACAGTTTTATAATGAGGAGTGTGTGAATGTCTAATCAATTAAGACCCTTATTTCATGAACCGGAAACTGAAGACTACTTGACCGCTGCTGTATCAGCAGCACAAATGTTTAAAAATACTGCGATTGAAACATCGGAAGGTATCTACTGGGAAGAAGAACCGTTTTCTCCGGCTGAACCTTATGAAGATACATTTATGGGACAGTTTTCTTTATACAGCGGTTCACCGGGTGTGATTTATTTTCTGACTCAGCTGGCACGGGCAGCGAAGGATCACAGTTATTTAGACGATGCTGTTAAAGCGGGCAGGTATATTATCAGCAACTGGGACTGTGAAGTGAGAATGCAGCAGTACGGAGGTAATATCGAACATTCAGAGTGGGGTATGCTGAACGGTGTAACCGGGATTGCTTATGTATTTGGTGAGCTGGCTGAAGTTTCAGGAATGGTGGAATTTGATGAATTTGCGATTCAGCTGATTGAAGAAACAGCAGATGCAGCACGTCAGACAGATAAAGGAATTGCCTGGACAGATGAACCTGCGATTTTCTTTGACTCCGGAATTATACTGTTTTTAATTAAAGCAGCAGAAAAATATAAGAGAACAGACTGGCGAGATCTTGCTTTAAAAGCAGGAGAAAAGATACTGAATGAGGGACATGAAAAAGACGGCCGGACGACATGGACGACAATCAGTCCGGCTTACTTTGGTATCCCTGAAGACAGTGTTATGCCGAACTACTTTTACGGTACAGCAGGTGTAGCATACACAATGGCTTGTTTATATGAAGAAAATAAAGATGAGAGGTATCTTGCAGCAGCCGAAAAAGGTGCAAGATATATTCAATCGATTGCGACAGTGGATAAGAATAATATTTTATTTCCGCACAGTTTTCCTTATTTAAAAGATGTACATTATCTGG from Jeotgalicoccus saudimassiliensis includes the following:
- a CDS encoding lanthionine synthetase LanC family protein, whose product is MSNQLRPLFHEPETEDYLTAAVSAAQMFKNTAIETSEGIYWEEEPFSPAEPYEDTFMGQFSLYSGSPGVIYFLTQLARAAKDHSYLDDAVKAGRYIISNWDCEVRMQQYGGNIEHSEWGMLNGVTGIAYVFGELAEVSGMVEFDEFAIQLIEETADAARQTDKGIAWTDEPAIFFDSGIILFLIKAAEKYKRTDWRDLALKAGEKILNEGHEKDGRTTWTTISPAYFGIPEDSVMPNYFYGTAGVAYTMACLYEENKDERYLAAAEKGARYIQSIATVDKNNILFPHSFPYLKDVHYLGLCHGAAGTIRLFYKLYKVTGEAEYKEWTEKIINGILNTGAPELHSDGYWNVASQCCGSAGMSSVFIGMWAETGEEKYLHYAKRVGKQLLSESVYEENTGACWYHAFDRTDPGHVTAKIGYLDGASGIAAELVQLYQAVTNDFDVLRLPDDPYPKTL